The DNA sequence ACAGACATAAAGCACTGCAAATGTAATATTGATACTGTTAGGTGGGTAGTGCTTTAATATGTGCCAGTGACGGTTCTCACAAtctgaaataaacaaagaaatcaAAATGCACTCTTGGCACTAACTGAATGCATTATtgcttttttatgtatttattacttTGATGTTGTAGCCTACAAATATACACACTCACTGTTGCAGTGCCATTTCTTTATTTAGTACAGTTGCTAGTTTATTtcttacattttgaaaattaagaaattatacattgtaGATCTACATCAGATTTCTTTGTAAACAACCACATTTGCAAAATAGAATTTGGATttgtcaatcaatcaatcaatcaatcaatcaatcaatacatATACAAACAAAGAGCTACAATTTTAAGTAATTGTTCTTGcgtaattttgaaataaaattcaaaatgtagGGGCCTCAAACAACCATTTTTTGTCCTTGagtgtagttttatttatataaatacatttctatatacaggtgctggtcatataattagaatatcatcaaaaagttgatttatttcactaattccattcaaaaagtgaaacttgtatattatattcattcattacacacagactgatatatttcaaatgtttatttcttttaattttgatgattagagcttacagctcatgaaagtcaaaaatcagtatctcaaaatattagaatattacttaagaccaatacaaagaaaggatttttagaaatcttggccaactgaaaagtatgaaaatgaaaagtatgagcatgtacagcactcaatacttagttggggatccttttgcctgaattactgcagcaatgcggcgtggcatggagtcgatcagtctgtggcactgctcaggtgttatgagagcccaggttgctctgatagtggccttcagctcatctgcattgttgggtctggtgtctctcatcttcctcttgacaataccccatagattctctatggggttcaggtcaggcgagtttgctggccaatcaagcacagtaacactatggtcattgaaccagcttttggtacctttggcagtgtgggcaggtgccaagtcctgctggaaaatgaaatcagcatctccataaagcttgtcaacagaaggaagcatgaagtgctctaatatttcctggtatacggctgcgttgactgtggacttcagaaaacacagtggaccaacaccagcagatgacatggcagcccaaatcatcactgactgtggaaacttcacactggacttcaagcaacatggattctgtgcctctccactcttccttcagactctgggaccttgatttccaaatgaaatgtaaaatttactttcatctgaaaagaggactttggaccactgagcaacagtcagttctttttctccacagcccaggtaagacgcttctgacgttgtctgtgcttcagaagtggcttggtagcccttttcctgaagacgtctgagcgtggtgactcttgatgcactgactccagcttcagttctctccttgtgaagctctcacaagtgtttgaatcagctttgcttgactgtattctcaagcttgcggtcatccctgttgcttgtgcaccttttcctacccaaattcttcttttcagtcaactttgcatttaatatgctttgatacagcactctgtaaacagctacacctttcagtaatgaccttctgtgacttaccctctttgtggagggcatcaatgttcgtcttcaggatcattgccaagtcagcagtcttccccattattgtggtttcaaagaacaagagatacccagaatttatactgtagggatggtcatttattcaaactcaaatgtaaatattctaatattttgagatactgatttttgactttcatgagctgtaagctctaatcatcaaaattaaaagaaataaacatttgaaatatatcagtctgtgtgtaatgaatgaatataatacacaagtttcactttttgaatggaattagtgaaataaatcaactttttgatgatattctaattatatgaccagcacttGTATAATTTATAGACATCTGTCAATAACTACAAACCAAaaaactttgattttttttttttaattgatgtttagttttatacattttctacattttaatgttttctttatttatttaagactGAAGTGAGCGATTCAGAATTTTTGTTTTGCCAACCACGTGACCTTCCTACTCTGACGGAGCGTCAGCTGTATGCGTGCGCGTGCGCGTGAGGTTGTacgtgtgtttatttatttctgagCCAAGCGTTTCGTCTTTCAACCGGTGTAGGGATTAAAACAGCGTCGATCCAGAATGATCTGAAGTAAGAGAAGGTAAATGTGCTGTAATATCTGTGTAAAGGACATGTGTTATGTTAAAACTTACGAATCAAGGTCGTCCTATATCGCCGCTACATGATTAACGTTAGCCGCCTTCCCTTGCAGACAGACAAAACAAAGCAGTTACtttttcattaaatgtatttttttctgttcgGCATTTCGTctcatttgtgttttgtatgGACTGTAGATCGTTCTAGGCCCGATGAAGGTTTCGATGAAGGCTTGTTCAAGATTTCAAGGCTTTAGCGGAAACCGCTAGCGAACCTAAAGTACAAACTGTCTGGTAATAGTGTATTATTAATGAACTAATATAAAACTTAACACAGGAGAATTATAGTTTTAATGCAAGAAATGTGTGTGTCACTCAGTACTTAATGTCATTGGGCTTATTGCCTAATGCAGCTAAGAAGTGTGTCACTTTGTGTTAGGTAACAGAGTTGCGGGTCTTTACACTCTTGACGAGCCAAACACCACACTGATGCTTTGCTAACATAGATGATCCAGCCAGACAGTTAATGCTTTCTAACAGTGGAACACATAATTAAAGTCCAATAACGTTTAATGACCTATTATAAATACCAGATTCAAGCAGGTCACTAAGATTGTGATGACTTCTGAGCTTGATTTGAGCTTTTTCATGCACTTTTCTGGTCTTCTAATGAAAGACTTGAGCAATATAAATAGAACTGTTGAGATACTTTGAATAgtttttattgatgttttgaattagttttcatttttatattttccattttcttttgaattccatttaaagttttagtaattttgttgtgttgtcaTTGATTTTATTAGTCTTTGTTATGTGTCtaagtatatttttgtaatattttttcccccttcctcCATGGTTTTACTTTGTTAACCTTAATAATCCTATTTCAGAGGAAAGAAATGTCTCATCCAGAAATCGTCTCTGAAACAACCTTCTTTTTTGGTTGACTTTACTGAGCCTCATTTATCCAATTGGATAATATTgacaacactgcaaaaaaaaaaaaaaaaaaaaaaggcatttcttacttagtattttttttgtcttgtttctagtcaaaatatcaaacaattCTCTAACTAAGATGCATTTACTAGATAAGCAAAATGACggggaaaaaactaaattaagtgcattttgcttaaaacaaataaaattatctgccagtggggtaagtaaaatattcttaaaacaagagCATTTTATTTACCCCGCTGGTAgatcatttttcttatttttagcaaaatgcacttaattttacaagacaaaaatacaaagtAAGATTCTCTTGGTAATTTGTTACATGATGGAAGTAAAAAGGTTTGTGAACATGTTTATGTTTGATTTGATCTTTCTTTTTCTCGTCTGCGCAGGTCGAGAGGGGCTGGGATGGCGGTGTGTGCTCTAACTGTGCTTGACGGGCTCGGCGAGGACGCCACTGCTTTGGGCGGCGTGGTCGTCCTGTTCCTGGCCGTGGTTCTTGCCTGGCTGTCTACCCACGTGGCCGACCGTGGAGATCACATTCTGGGGACCATTCTCACCGTGGGCGCCCACGCCTCCCTCATCGGCCTCGGGGGTCACGACAGCTACGCGAGCCCCCCGCCCAGCTCAGAGCCCAGCGAGCAGCAGGACGAAGAGCCCGCGGAGGAAGAGAAGCAGGAAGAGGGAGAGGCCCGGCCGGATGGGGGAGAGGATGTGCCTGGAGAGGAGCTGCTGGATATTCAGGGTGGGAGAAAGAAAGTGAGCTATGTTGAGGGTGATGAAAGGGAAGAGGGGAAGGAGGAAGGGATGGAAGAGGAGGCAGAGGATGAGGCCGCCAGTATCACTGTGAGACTGAAGTTCCTGAATGACACGGAGGAGCTGGCAGTGCTCAGACCACAGGACACCGTTGGACTGCTGAAGAGGtgagacaaacacacacttgaggcagtgaaaaaaattaagttaactCTTATGTATGAATTGGAGAAATCAAAACAGTCTTTTTATAAAGTCTGATTTGAACTTAAGtctgtttttaaactttaaacaggagaattattatataatataatgaaattataataaataaagtcagTACTCTGAAGGGTGTAGGTCATTACTGTGTCTTATGcatgagagagtgtgtgtgtcagtgttatCAGTCTGACTTTTAGGATTCAAATTTGACCAATCCTCGTTTTTATGtaactggaaaaaaaagttatgatcagtctttaaaaaaaatgagatgACTAACCttaaatcagaatcagaatgagctttattgccaggtatgtttacacatacgaatTTGTTTTGGTGACACAAGCTTCACAgagcaacagaatgacagtaaCAAGACACAGATAATGAAAGGAATAATATACAGATATACAAAGTAGACAattttgtatgtacaggtaaattttaaatgtaaatgagtaTGTGaccttataaagcacatattctgcatgaccatattctacatccctattCCTACCCAGTACCTAAATGTTACAACTACCTTATTAActtttaataagcagcaaatttggagtttgaggcaaaatgGTAAATGGTTCGTTAATGGCGAGAATCGGACCTTAAAGTGTGACCGTCTAAGCAGTTCATGCAGCCGACCACAGATCTAggactgaaaaaataaaaaataaaaatcaaattacTAAAAGTACTTTTTCAGCCTTATTGTATTCAGTATATACcttgatttttatatttctcttcTAAAATTACATGAAGCCGTTATGTTAGTGACTGgatcttattttttttacaaataaagtcaataggttttttaaaatgtgtttgaaataagtctcttatgctcaccaaggaatagacaaatacagtaaaatagtaatattttgaaatgtcataaaaatgtaaaataactgtttctgttttaatatattttaaatttgtgctaaatgtattcctgtgatgcaatgctgaattttcagcatcattactccagtcttcagcgtcacatgatccttcagaaatcattctaatatgccgatttgatgcacaagaaacacttattatcagtgtttaaaacaattgtgctgcttaatattttgtgggaactatgatatatttatttcaagcttctttgatgaatagaaagttctaagaacagcattaatttgtAACATTGAAAATGACGTTtgatcttactgaccccaaactttgatCGGTTACATTTGAActattcttcattttatttttcagaatgttttatacatttatgtattacATGTCGCACACAAATTGTTTTGCCATCCACATGACCACCTCACCTCACGATGACAGAGTCAGCTGTATCAACATTTTGCTACTGGAGTTTAAACCACATCAAAACATGAACGTCTCATTGCAATAACACTTACACGTCACGAGACAGGGTGAGACTGCAAAACTAAGCAATGTAATGGccaaaaacaaatgcataaaaaaatccCTCCATTATTCGCTGTTACTTAATTGCGCATGCAACTCTCTattgtttgttaatgatttctctctctatctctccaTCAGTAAGTACTTCTCTGGCCGTGAACATCAGATTAAGCTCATCTACCAGGGTCAGCTGTTGCAGGACCCTCAGCGCTCTCTCCTGTCCCTCAACATCACCCACAACAGCGTCCTCCACTGTCACATCTCTCAAGCCCAGGCGCTGCATGAGGCGGCCGCAGAGGAGAGCCCTCGAACCGGGAGGGGCTCCATGCTCAGCGGGGGGCTGCGCTCGGCCGGCGTGGCTCTCAGCACAGGAAGCCTGGTGATCCCCGTGTTCGTGGTGCTGCTCGCCGTCGTCTGGTACTTCCGAATCAACTACCGCCAGCTGTTCACTGCCCCGGCCACCATCTCTTTGGTTGGGGTCACGGTCTTCTTCAGCTTCCTCATCTTTGGCATGCACAGTCGATGAGAAGACGGATGAAGAGAGGACTGATGACCAATCTTAGGGAAAAAGCAAAACGAAACGATAGGACGTGAAAATAATCAATCAGTGGTAGCCGAGAAAGTTCTCAGGGAGCCCTCGAGGGTTCTGGTGCCATTTAGACGACTGAAGTCATGCGTGTGATGAGATGTGTGCTAGTGCTTTCAGCTTCATTTGTGAGCAGCACAAAGTAACACTGCTATATAATTTAGCTTCTTGGAAAAAAATagctttataattatttaatctcAGCCTAAAGTGTAGCTTCTCTGTGTAAAGTGAAGTCAGGACCCCACGTCTGGCTGGGCTTTTCATTTAGAGGAATCGCAATTTGTGTCAACTGATTGGTTTTTATCAGTTATGTGTCTCTACTTCATTGGTAATAGCACCACTATCTTCTGTAGTAGCCAGAAATGTCATATGTTCAGATCTCAGTACACAAATAACAGATGTGATGTGCTAGTTAGCGGATATTTTGAGACATCAGCTTACTCAAACTTGTTTTTGATGTTTGTGATTgaaggatttttttcttttgccagTGTCACTGAAATCTGTATTTATTTCACACTTATTTCTACTCAAGTCTGTTTTAGCATGTCTGCTGCTATTTACAGCTCATAGTTATCATTTAGGACATAAGAGTTTTATACATGATGAAAATTTTACATGCAAACATACTGGAGTATTCTAAAGAGACTGTAGAATACGCACTGCATTAATAGGCATTTCATATGTGACACCGATAACAAAGCAAACAATTTTTCTCCTGTGTAAAATCTGTATATAAGCAATGTATTTACTGTAGATAAATCAAAAGGGGCATAGAGGAGCCTTAAAGCTCTCAGACATGTTGGATGGTTCTTGTATGAATGGGTCACTTTTCTCAGTATTGTCAGCAATATCTGCATATGTTTTAGGGGAAAAGTAGTCTCATTCTTGCTATAACAGACAACTAGCAcctctttaaataaaatgctttttggTTTTGCTTTGATGCAGTAATTCAGAATAAAATTGCTCATCTTTGAAATTTTCTT is a window from the Onychostoma macrolepis isolate SWU-2019 chromosome 03, ASM1243209v1, whole genome shotgun sequence genome containing:
- the tmub2 gene encoding transmembrane and ubiquitin-like domain-containing protein 2 — translated: MAVCALTVLDGLGEDATALGGVVVLFLAVVLAWLSTHVADRGDHILGTILTVGAHASLIGLGGHDSYASPPPSSEPSEQQDEEPAEEEKQEEGEARPDGGEDVPGEELLDIQGGRKKVSYVEGDEREEGKEEGMEEEAEDEAASITVRLKFLNDTEELAVLRPQDTVGLLKSKYFSGREHQIKLIYQGQLLQDPQRSLLSLNITHNSVLHCHISQAQALHEAAAEESPRTGRGSMLSGGLRSAGVALSTGSLVIPVFVVLLAVVWYFRINYRQLFTAPATISLVGVTVFFSFLIFGMHSR